A genome region from Nocardia sp. NBC_00565 includes the following:
- a CDS encoding polyphosphate kinase 2 family protein: MAKNWSLPPIEALRADGLRIADLDTSGTPGFKGDKAQGLELLSARTTVLSDLQEKLYANGRSGDTRSVLLVLQGMDTAGKGGIVRHVIGSVDPQGVDHASFGVPTAEEKRHHYLWRIRKALPRGGQLGVFDRSHYEDVLVVRVHDLVPPQVWEPRYDEINAFERELVDEGTTVVKVAMFVSLDEQKKRLRERLERPDKYWKFNPADIDERGYWPAYQEAYQVMLDRTSTDYAPWHVIPANRKWFSRVAVTELLIDALDRLKLDWPPAQFDVEAQKHRLAEA; the protein is encoded by the coding sequence ATGGCGAAGAACTGGTCTCTTCCGCCCATCGAGGCCCTGCGGGCCGATGGATTGCGCATCGCTGATCTCGATACCTCCGGCACGCCGGGATTCAAGGGCGACAAGGCGCAGGGCCTGGAGTTGCTGAGCGCACGCACCACGGTGTTGTCGGATCTCCAGGAGAAGCTCTACGCCAACGGCCGTTCCGGCGATACCCGCAGCGTGCTGCTGGTGCTGCAGGGTATGGACACGGCGGGCAAGGGCGGCATCGTCCGCCACGTCATCGGTTCGGTGGATCCGCAAGGCGTCGACCATGCCTCGTTCGGAGTGCCGACCGCGGAGGAGAAGAGGCACCACTACCTGTGGCGCATCCGCAAGGCACTGCCGCGCGGCGGACAGCTCGGCGTCTTCGACCGCTCGCACTATGAGGATGTACTGGTCGTGCGGGTGCATGATCTGGTGCCGCCGCAGGTCTGGGAACCGCGCTACGACGAGATCAACGCCTTCGAGCGGGAACTGGTCGACGAGGGCACCACGGTGGTGAAGGTCGCCATGTTCGTCTCCCTCGACGAGCAGAAGAAGCGGCTGCGCGAACGTCTGGAGCGACCGGACAAGTACTGGAAGTTCAACCCCGCCGATATCGACGAACGCGGCTACTGGCCCGCCTATCAAGAGGCCTACCAGGTGATGCTGGACCGAACCTCGACCGACTACGCGCCATGGCATGTGATCCCGGCCAACCGCAAATGGTTCTCCCGCGTCGCCGTCACCGAATTGCTCATTGATGCGCTGGACCGGCTGAAACTCGACTGGCCACCGGCCCAGTTCGATGTCGAAGCGCAGAAGCACCGCCTCGCAGAGGCTTGA
- a CDS encoding DsbA family protein: protein MSNKPGGKRNPLAAAERADRNRKIFIQVAVAVVLVGLVAAIGIGIAVKNARKNDPGPTPAIAATAPQNPNGVVASITDTGAIRIGKPDAKVTVRVVADLQCPACKAFEAANAQALTDAVDSGTAIVEYNIISFLDKASTTKYSSRAANASYCVAESDPTKYLNWLTTMFAQQPAEGSAGLTDDQLITIAQQAGFTDPAVAQCVKDNKYSKYVQAKTKAVFDTGVKSTPTIYVNGTEVNSQQIATPAGQFAPGAMTAVITAAAAK from the coding sequence GTGAGCAACAAACCGGGTGGCAAGAGGAATCCGCTCGCGGCGGCGGAACGCGCCGACCGCAACCGCAAGATCTTCATCCAGGTAGCCGTGGCTGTCGTGCTGGTCGGGCTCGTCGCGGCGATCGGTATCGGGATCGCGGTGAAGAACGCCCGCAAGAACGATCCCGGCCCCACCCCTGCCATCGCCGCGACAGCGCCACAGAACCCCAACGGCGTCGTCGCCAGCATCACCGATACCGGTGCGATCCGCATCGGCAAGCCAGATGCGAAAGTCACCGTCCGCGTAGTCGCCGACCTGCAGTGCCCGGCCTGCAAGGCCTTCGAGGCCGCCAACGCCCAAGCGCTCACCGATGCCGTCGACAGCGGCACCGCCATCGTCGAATACAACATCATCTCGTTCCTGGACAAGGCCTCCACCACCAAGTACTCCTCACGCGCCGCCAACGCGTCCTATTGCGTCGCCGAATCGGACCCGACGAAGTACCTGAACTGGCTGACGACGATGTTCGCGCAGCAGCCCGCCGAGGGTAGCGCCGGCCTGACCGACGACCAACTGATCACCATCGCCCAGCAGGCCGGTTTCACCGATCCCGCGGTCGCGCAGTGCGTCAAGGACAACAAGTACAGCAAGTACGTCCAGGCGAAGACCAAAGCCGTGTTCGACACCGGCGTCAAGTCGACCCCGACCATCTACGTCAATGGCACCGAGGTCAACAGTCAGCAGATCGCCACGCCGGCCGGCCAGTTCGCGCCCGGTGCGATGACAGCGGTGATTACCGCCGCCGCAGCCAAGTGA
- a CDS encoding vitamin K epoxide reductase family protein, with protein MNTTASRSAWVLLIGGLAGWLASVTLTIERFKLFTDPGYTPSCSLNPILSCGSVMTTEQAARFGFPNPIIGIVGFSVVVTLAVLAVAGVRFPRWIWAGLWVGTVLGTIFICWLIFQSLYRIGALCPYCMVVWAIITPLLAVATEQLWGGSRGALGVVVEWRWTFVAVFYAVVLLLIFLKFQDYWLSLV; from the coding sequence GTGAACACGACCGCATCCAGGTCCGCCTGGGTGCTGTTGATCGGCGGGCTGGCGGGCTGGCTCGCCTCGGTCACCCTGACGATCGAGCGGTTCAAGCTGTTCACCGATCCGGGCTATACCCCCTCGTGCAGCCTCAACCCGATTCTGTCCTGTGGGAGCGTGATGACCACCGAGCAGGCCGCGCGGTTCGGCTTCCCCAATCCGATCATCGGCATCGTCGGCTTCTCGGTGGTGGTCACCCTCGCCGTGCTCGCGGTCGCCGGTGTGCGGTTTCCGCGCTGGATCTGGGCTGGGCTGTGGGTGGGCACCGTGCTCGGCACGATCTTCATCTGCTGGCTGATCTTCCAGAGCCTGTACCGGATCGGCGCGCTGTGCCCGTACTGCATGGTGGTGTGGGCCATCATCACGCCGCTGCTGGCGGTGGCCACCGAACAGTTGTGGGGTGGTTCGCGCGGTGCGCTCGGTGTGGTCGTCGAGTGGCGCTGGACGTTCGTCGCAGTGTTCTACGCCGTGGTGTTGCTGCTGATCTTCCTGAAGTTCCAGGATTACTGGCTGTCGCTGGTCTAG
- a CDS encoding S1C family serine protease, whose translation MDDERHRAPERPRVGGGGRALALFVAVMLAVAAFFGFRGELPDWSSPSGVADVAPALLEPLPPLDPMAVAQAVEPALVNISTSARPFGLGAAGSGIVLTADGQVLTSHHVVKGADTVTVTDVGNGTVYDAKVLGYDSTADIALLEMSGAADLVIARIGNSGELRLHEEVLAIGNAGGTGGTPTAIQGNITGLNSTIVALNASDMTRKSLTGMVEIAAPVSAGQSGGALADPGATVVGVITAASGETAREDGRTPNGYAVPIDTAMRVVRQIRSGTPTDTVHIGPTATLGVLISDARPSGARVDVALYGLPAYAAGLVDGDVITSIDGRDISSAKALRAAINVRKPDDTVQLGVLGTSGAQRTVSVVLALGAPN comes from the coding sequence ATGGACGACGAGCGGCACCGCGCGCCCGAGAGGCCGCGAGTCGGCGGCGGCGGGCGCGCGCTGGCGCTCTTCGTGGCCGTCATGCTCGCGGTGGCCGCGTTCTTCGGTTTCCGCGGTGAGCTGCCCGACTGGTCTTCGCCGTCCGGCGTGGCAGACGTCGCGCCCGCTCTGCTCGAACCGCTGCCACCGCTCGATCCCATGGCGGTAGCGCAGGCCGTCGAACCGGCGCTGGTGAATATCAGCACCTCCGCGCGGCCGTTCGGGCTGGGCGCGGCCGGGTCCGGCATCGTGCTCACCGCCGACGGACAGGTGCTGACCAGCCATCATGTGGTGAAGGGCGCGGATACCGTGACCGTCACCGATGTCGGCAATGGCACCGTCTACGACGCGAAGGTGCTCGGCTACGACTCCACCGCGGATATCGCGCTGTTGGAAATGTCCGGCGCAGCGGATCTGGTGATCGCGCGCATCGGCAACTCCGGCGAGCTGCGCTTACACGAAGAGGTGCTCGCCATCGGCAATGCGGGCGGCACCGGCGGCACCCCGACCGCGATCCAGGGCAATATCACCGGTCTGAACAGCACCATCGTCGCGCTCAACGCCTCGGATATGACGCGCAAATCGCTGACCGGGATGGTGGAGATCGCCGCGCCGGTGAGTGCGGGGCAGTCCGGCGGCGCGCTCGCCGATCCGGGCGCGACGGTGGTCGGCGTGATCACCGCCGCATCGGGGGAGACGGCGCGCGAGGACGGGCGCACACCGAACGGCTATGCCGTGCCGATCGATACCGCCATGCGCGTGGTGCGTCAGATTCGTTCCGGCACGCCGACCGACACCGTGCACATCGGGCCGACCGCTACCCTCGGCGTGCTGATCTCGGATGCGAGACCCAGTGGGGCACGGGTGGATGTCGCGCTGTACGGACTACCGGCCTACGCGGCCGGACTCGTCGACGGCGATGTGATCACCTCGATCGACGGTCGCGACATCAGCTCCGCGAAGGCCTTGCGCGCCGCCATCAACGTGCGCAAACCCGACGACACGGTACAGCTCGGTGTCCTGGGCACGAGCGGAGCACAGCGCACCGTCAGTGTCGTACTCGCGCTGGGCGCCCCGAACTAG
- a CDS encoding NAD(P)-dependent alcohol dehydrogenase gives MTVAAAYAMSAPDEAFEKVTIERRELGPRDVLIDVKYAGICHSDIHTARDEWGGAKYPCVPGHEIAGIVAAVGGQVTKHQIGDRVGVGCMVDSCGVCGPCLANEEQYCDNGATMTYNTPVDPAIQPGGHTMGGYSTHVVVTENFVVSIPEGIGLDVAAPLLCAGITLFSPLRHWNAGPGKRVAIIGMGGLGHVGVKIAAAMGAEVTVLSHSLSKQEDGKRFGAQHYYATGDKQTFRDLRNRFDLILNTVSADLPINDYLRLLKLDGTLVILGIPENPLSVKPFIIAGYRRALAGSMIGGIAQTQEMLNFCAQHGIGAEIELISADEIDGAYDRVVASDVRYRFVIDASTI, from the coding sequence ATGACCGTTGCTGCTGCCTACGCCATGTCCGCACCCGATGAGGCCTTCGAGAAGGTCACCATCGAACGCCGGGAACTCGGGCCGCGCGATGTGCTGATCGACGTCAAGTACGCGGGCATCTGCCACTCCGATATCCACACCGCCCGCGACGAATGGGGCGGCGCCAAGTACCCGTGCGTCCCCGGCCACGAAATCGCGGGCATCGTCGCCGCGGTCGGTGGCCAGGTGACCAAGCATCAGATCGGCGATCGGGTCGGCGTCGGCTGCATGGTCGACTCCTGCGGCGTCTGTGGTCCCTGCCTGGCCAATGAGGAGCAGTACTGCGACAACGGGGCCACCATGACCTACAACACCCCGGTGGATCCGGCGATCCAGCCCGGCGGTCACACGATGGGCGGCTACTCCACCCACGTCGTGGTCACCGAAAACTTCGTGGTGTCCATTCCCGAAGGCATCGGACTCGACGTCGCCGCGCCGCTGCTGTGTGCGGGCATCACATTGTTCTCCCCACTGCGGCACTGGAATGCGGGCCCGGGCAAACGGGTCGCGATCATCGGTATGGGCGGGCTCGGACATGTCGGGGTGAAGATCGCCGCGGCGATGGGCGCCGAGGTCACGGTGCTGAGCCATTCGCTCAGCAAGCAGGAGGACGGCAAGCGTTTCGGCGCGCAACACTACTACGCGACCGGCGACAAGCAGACCTTCCGCGACCTGCGCAACCGTTTCGACCTCATCCTCAATACTGTCTCGGCCGACCTGCCGATCAACGATTACCTGCGCCTGCTGAAGCTGGACGGCACTCTGGTGATCCTCGGTATTCCCGAAAATCCATTGAGCGTCAAACCTTTCATTATCGCCGGGTACCGGCGGGCGCTGGCGGGTTCGATGATCGGCGGTATCGCACAGACCCAGGAGATGCTGAACTTCTGCGCCCAACACGGGATCGGCGCGGAGATCGAGCTGATCTCCGCCGACGAGATCGATGGGGCCTACGACCGGGTCGTCGCCAGCGATGTGCGCTACCGGTTCGTCATCGACGCCTCGACGATCTGA
- a CDS encoding AI-2E family transporter → MPADEDQSPPDNDATVTDTAVVTADVTAGPPPWLLRAFLLAAATVAGLVFGFWMLQKLQGFLLVLLVSLFLAFAIEPAVNWLAARGMRRGAATGLVFLVVTVASVAFIWTLGALLVDQVTALVKNAPDYADDVVQWVNRTFKTDISGEDIEKYATDWSSTIDKYLVGLAGNAWGIGTAAIGAIFQALGVLLFTYYFAADGPRFRNAVCSLLPPHRQRPVLRAWDIAVEKTGGYIYSRGLLALCSAIAHYVALRVLDVPSAFALALWVGVVSQFIPTVGTYLAGALPVLVALVHSPADALWILGFIVVYQQFENYVLQPRITATTLDMHPAVAFGAVIAGAAILGPTGALLAIPVTATVQAFSGAYIRHYDVEADTDKPPPPKKQRKWIRQLTIRLTGRGRPPTE, encoded by the coding sequence GTGCCCGCGGATGAAGATCAATCGCCGCCCGACAATGATGCGACGGTCACCGATACCGCTGTGGTCACCGCCGATGTGACGGCCGGGCCGCCGCCGTGGCTGTTGCGTGCGTTCCTGCTCGCCGCGGCGACGGTGGCCGGGCTGGTGTTCGGCTTCTGGATGCTGCAGAAGCTGCAGGGATTCCTGCTCGTGCTGCTGGTTTCGCTGTTCCTGGCGTTCGCGATCGAACCCGCGGTGAACTGGCTCGCGGCGCGCGGAATGCGGCGTGGGGCGGCGACCGGACTGGTGTTTCTGGTGGTGACAGTCGCTTCCGTCGCATTCATCTGGACGCTCGGCGCGTTGCTCGTCGATCAGGTCACCGCGCTGGTCAAGAACGCACCCGACTATGCCGATGACGTGGTCCAGTGGGTGAATCGCACCTTCAAGACCGATATCTCGGGTGAGGATATCGAGAAGTACGCCACGGACTGGAGCTCGACCATCGACAAGTATCTGGTCGGGTTGGCGGGCAATGCGTGGGGTATCGGGACCGCTGCGATCGGTGCGATCTTCCAGGCGCTCGGCGTACTGCTGTTCACCTACTACTTCGCCGCCGACGGCCCACGGTTCCGCAATGCCGTTTGCTCGCTGTTGCCGCCGCACCGGCAGCGCCCGGTGCTGCGGGCCTGGGATATCGCCGTCGAAAAGACCGGCGGCTACATCTATTCGCGCGGATTGCTCGCACTCTGTTCGGCCATCGCGCATTACGTCGCGCTGCGGGTGCTGGATGTGCCGTCCGCGTTCGCGCTCGCGCTGTGGGTCGGCGTTGTCTCGCAGTTCATTCCGACGGTCGGCACCTATCTCGCCGGTGCGCTGCCGGTGCTGGTCGCGCTGGTGCACAGCCCGGCGGACGCGCTGTGGATTCTCGGCTTCATCGTGGTGTACCAGCAGTTCGAAAACTATGTCCTGCAGCCGAGAATCACCGCGACCACGCTGGATATGCATCCAGCCGTCGCCTTCGGCGCGGTTATCGCGGGTGCGGCGATACTCGGTCCGACCGGTGCGCTGCTCGCGATTCCGGTCACCGCGACCGTGCAGGCCTTTTCCGGTGCCTACATCCGCCACTACGACGTCGAAGCGGATACCGATAAGCCGCCACCACCGAAGAAACAACGAAAGTGGATCCGGCAGTTGACCATTCGTCTCACCGGCCGCGGGCGGCCACCGACCGAGTAG
- the tnpB gene encoding IS607 family element RNA-guided endonuclease TnpB translates to MKRFEPRPGFVVQAYRYALDPNVGQEHALRSHCGAARAAYNWAVSWVSASWSQRKAEQSYGIAEAELTDWRRWSLPALRKAFNQVKHTDPRFASWWAENSKEAYSTGLANAATAFDNYATSKRGRRKGTRMGLPRRKSKHTAPLTCRFTTGTIRVDADRRHVTLPRLGAIRTHESTRKLARRLENGTARVLSATVRYVRGRWFVSFQVEVEREPTRPARPDVTVGVDLGVTTLAVTADSDGEIRYLPNPKHYDTNLERLRRLSRRVSRRRGPDRRTGQKPSTRWRKANAERNRVHHRVANLRTDAVHKLTTSIATEYGAMVVEDLNVAGMLRNRRLARKIADAGFGEIRRQLTYKSEWSGGAVHVADRWFPSSKTCSGCGAVKAKLPLHVRVFTCDECPLVLDRDVNAARNLAALTLHCTTGSGVAADLGASAPKPRGADRKTRATAGSRKAAGERAGGETRNRGQKRETVIRTPQPSCRGDTVTDLSGRKPGNAEIRRESKQR, encoded by the coding sequence GTGAAAAGATTCGAGCCTCGACCGGGTTTCGTGGTGCAGGCATACCGGTACGCGCTGGACCCGAACGTAGGTCAGGAACACGCGCTGCGCTCGCATTGCGGTGCGGCTCGCGCCGCCTACAACTGGGCGGTGTCGTGGGTATCGGCATCGTGGTCTCAACGCAAAGCCGAACAGTCCTACGGCATTGCCGAGGCCGAGCTGACCGACTGGCGTCGGTGGTCGCTACCCGCCCTGCGGAAAGCGTTCAACCAGGTTAAACACACCGATCCGCGGTTCGCGTCCTGGTGGGCCGAGAACTCCAAGGAGGCGTATTCCACCGGTTTGGCCAACGCCGCGACCGCGTTCGACAACTACGCGACATCCAAACGTGGTCGACGCAAGGGCACGCGGATGGGATTGCCGCGCCGCAAGTCCAAGCACACAGCACCATTGACGTGCCGGTTCACCACCGGAACCATCCGGGTCGACGCCGACCGCCGCCACGTGACCCTGCCGAGGCTCGGTGCTATCCGAACCCACGAATCCACCCGCAAGCTCGCGCGGCGTCTCGAGAACGGCACCGCACGGGTCCTGTCCGCGACTGTCCGGTATGTGCGGGGACGGTGGTTCGTGTCATTTCAGGTCGAGGTCGAGCGGGAGCCCACCCGACCGGCCCGCCCTGATGTCACGGTCGGTGTAGATCTGGGTGTCACGACGCTCGCGGTCACGGCCGACTCCGATGGGGAGATCCGCTACCTCCCGAACCCGAAGCACTACGACACCAACCTCGAGCGCCTGCGGCGTCTGTCCCGTCGCGTATCGCGGCGCAGAGGCCCAGACCGGCGCACCGGGCAGAAGCCGTCCACGCGCTGGCGTAAGGCGAATGCGGAACGCAACCGGGTACATCACCGGGTGGCGAACCTGCGCACCGATGCTGTCCACAAGCTCACCACCAGCATCGCAACCGAGTACGGCGCCATGGTGGTCGAAGACCTCAACGTCGCTGGGATGCTGCGCAATCGACGGCTGGCACGCAAGATCGCCGATGCCGGATTCGGGGAGATTCGACGACAACTCACCTATAAATCCGAGTGGAGCGGCGGTGCGGTGCATGTCGCTGACCGCTGGTTCCCCTCGTCCAAAACCTGCTCGGGCTGTGGCGCGGTGAAAGCCAAACTACCGCTGCATGTCCGGGTATTCACCTGCGACGAATGCCCGCTCGTACTCGACCGGGACGTGAACGCCGCACGTAACCTCGCCGCGTTGACGTTGCACTGCACGACAGGTAGCGGAGTGGCCGCAGACCTGGGCGCGTCAGCGCCGAAACCTCGTGGAGCCGACCGCAAGACCCGCGCCACCGCCGGTAGCCGCAAGGCCGCGGGCGAGCGGGCTGGTGGCGAAACCCGCAATCGCGGACAGAAGCGAGAGACCGTCATCAGGACACCGCAGCCCTCGTGCCGCGGTGACACCGTTACGGACCTTTCCGGCCGAAAGCCCGGAAATGCTGAGATTCGTCGAGAATCAAAGCAACGGTGA
- a CDS encoding DUF397 domain-containing protein — MNGRNGVHRVTDKYDVDLSGTQWFKSRPQRHRGTVCGSSASRGRMVGVRDSKNRTGPALVFTPGEWDAFAAGVAAEEFECP, encoded by the coding sequence GTGAACGGTCGCAACGGAGTTCATCGCGTGACCGACAAGTACGACGTTGACCTGTCCGGCACTCAGTGGTTCAAGAGCAGGCCACAGCGACACAGGGGGACAGTGTGTGGAAGTAGCGCATCTCGAGGACGCATGGTCGGCGTACGAGATTCCAAGAACCGTACTGGTCCGGCGCTGGTGTTCACGCCCGGCGAGTGGGATGCCTTTGCCGCTGGCGTAGCAGCCGAAGAGTTCGAGTGTCCGTAG
- a CDS encoding DUF397 domain-containing protein yields MIVDLSGANWFKSSRSSAGKECVEVAFLDDGQVGVRDSKNPTGPALVFTPGEWDAFVGGARDGEFDRP; encoded by the coding sequence GTGATCGTTGATCTGTCCGGGGCGAACTGGTTCAAGAGCAGCCGTAGCTCGGCGGGCAAGGAATGTGTTGAGGTCGCATTCCTCGATGACGGTCAGGTTGGGGTCCGTGACTCGAAGAACCCGACCGGACCGGCGCTGGTCTTCACTCCCGGCGAGTGGGATGCGTTTGTCGGTGGTGCGCGCGATGGCGAGTTCGATCGACCCTAG